One window from the genome of Bdellovibrio sp. NC01 encodes:
- a CDS encoding AIR synthase-related protein: protein MLSQRVLVRSHIDTSAEDNLRKAFAEHADIQELRLSRVFWLLEKTPQAFQTHTVHKYLNRVFCDPISEDLVEGFPRFQDDRIYAEVRFLSGVTDNWARSATEALMLVSEELSSSKVSALPWQNFDIEVHSGWQIELRGDLSQEQIHKTLFKTLANPLLNKVEVHTGTELAKQNHFAGFHSYWALPQQQAPDLKLFSLEFAILEKLNTEKGLALSHQEIDTIIRHFSTPEQTAQRAALGWSGKITEVELECLAQTWSEHCKHKIFAAEVEYSEEAGDFPQLGTKKITSLYKSYIQAATKSLQDCGYLVSVFKDNAGIVDFDENINVCVKVETHNSPSALDPFGGAITGILGVNRDILGCGLGAKPVANMDVFCLSQKDLFPKTDDGKRPELLKDPSFIFRGVHQGVEEGGNQSGIPTINGAFQFASEFAAKPLIFVGSVGVMPKKVQGQNSELKTIDAGDLIVVAGGRLGKDGVHGATFSSLELNDHIASNVVQIGDSITQKRLLDFTMIARDKGLIKAITDNGAGGISSSIGEMAQMSGGARMDLAKHPVKYQGLEFWEMLVSESQERMSFAVIPQNLQAFMALAQHMGVEATCLGEFNSSGKFEIHHNEQPLALLDLHFLHEGLERMKLKAHFAGPKAYQEYHREHAKKEMAPTSANIAEVLKTVLSSPNVASREPLVRYYDHEVQAATRMKPYGGKTQQGANNAGILDLAMHGGQDNNGLAVANGLCPQLSYHDTYLMAQKAVDETIRNLVSAGANPDKIALVDNFCWPDPTPKQSNPDAEHKMAQLVRACAGLYDAAVAYRAPLVSGKDSMKNDFIGKTKSGHTVKISVPPTLLVTGIAQVPDTRQAVTGFFKNAGDKIYLLGKTTKSLIASVFAQEFKTSEIAPEYPDLKANSQLYRQIFQATQLNLLESCHDISEGGLMSAISEACFGNELAAAVNLNSFTWNELWSEMGSLFVVSVKDENEQSFLQHFGSAATSLGVVTADTKLKWSFNSESHEADLQTLRQLWSEGVLNVYHS, encoded by the coding sequence GTGTTAAGCCAAAGAGTTCTCGTTCGTAGTCACATCGATACCAGTGCCGAAGATAATCTTCGTAAAGCATTTGCTGAACACGCTGACATTCAAGAACTTCGTTTATCACGAGTGTTCTGGTTGCTGGAAAAAACTCCGCAGGCCTTTCAAACGCACACGGTCCATAAATACTTGAACCGCGTTTTTTGTGATCCGATCAGTGAAGACCTCGTCGAAGGCTTTCCTAGGTTTCAAGATGACCGCATTTATGCCGAGGTTCGCTTTCTGTCGGGGGTTACAGATAACTGGGCCCGTTCTGCGACTGAAGCATTGATGCTCGTATCAGAAGAATTGTCGTCGTCAAAAGTTTCCGCACTTCCATGGCAAAACTTTGACATCGAAGTGCATAGCGGATGGCAGATCGAATTGCGTGGTGATCTGTCGCAAGAGCAAATTCACAAAACTCTTTTTAAAACGTTAGCGAATCCTTTATTAAACAAGGTCGAAGTTCATACTGGAACAGAACTTGCGAAACAAAATCACTTCGCAGGTTTTCACAGCTATTGGGCTTTACCACAACAGCAAGCGCCAGATTTAAAATTATTCTCTCTTGAATTTGCGATTTTAGAAAAATTAAATACCGAAAAAGGTTTGGCACTCAGCCATCAAGAAATTGACACCATCATTCGTCATTTCTCTACACCAGAACAGACAGCGCAACGTGCAGCCTTGGGTTGGAGTGGAAAAATCACCGAAGTGGAGCTTGAGTGCTTGGCGCAAACATGGAGTGAGCACTGTAAACATAAAATTTTCGCGGCCGAGGTGGAATACTCTGAAGAAGCTGGCGATTTTCCGCAATTAGGTACGAAGAAAATCACAAGTCTTTATAAGTCATATATTCAGGCGGCAACAAAGTCGCTACAAGACTGCGGATATTTGGTTTCTGTTTTTAAAGACAATGCAGGCATTGTTGATTTTGATGAAAACATCAATGTCTGTGTAAAAGTTGAAACTCACAACAGTCCATCAGCCCTTGACCCCTTCGGGGGAGCCATCACTGGCATTCTTGGTGTGAATCGCGACATCCTGGGTTGTGGATTGGGTGCAAAACCGGTCGCAAATATGGATGTCTTTTGTTTGTCGCAAAAAGATCTTTTCCCAAAGACTGATGACGGCAAACGCCCTGAACTTTTAAAAGACCCAAGCTTCATCTTCCGCGGTGTCCATCAAGGAGTCGAAGAGGGTGGCAATCAAAGTGGTATTCCAACAATCAACGGCGCTTTCCAATTTGCTAGCGAATTCGCAGCCAAGCCGTTGATTTTTGTTGGTTCAGTCGGAGTGATGCCTAAAAAAGTACAGGGGCAAAACAGTGAGCTAAAAACCATCGATGCAGGGGACTTGATTGTTGTAGCCGGTGGGCGTTTAGGAAAAGACGGCGTGCATGGAGCAACATTTAGCTCTTTAGAACTTAACGATCATATTGCTTCAAACGTTGTGCAAATCGGTGACAGCATCACGCAAAAACGTTTGTTGGATTTTACAATGATCGCTCGCGATAAGGGGCTTATTAAAGCCATCACCGACAATGGCGCTGGCGGAATCAGTTCTTCCATCGGCGAAATGGCGCAAATGTCAGGCGGCGCGCGCATGGACTTGGCAAAACATCCTGTGAAGTACCAGGGCTTAGAATTTTGGGAAATGCTAGTCAGCGAATCGCAAGAACGCATGTCCTTCGCAGTTATTCCCCAGAATCTACAAGCTTTCATGGCATTGGCTCAACACATGGGTGTGGAAGCGACTTGCCTAGGTGAATTTAACTCCTCGGGCAAATTTGAAATTCACCACAATGAACAACCATTGGCATTGTTAGATCTGCACTTCTTGCATGAAGGTCTTGAGCGCATGAAATTAAAAGCGCATTTTGCCGGACCTAAAGCGTATCAAGAATATCATCGCGAACATGCAAAAAAAGAGATGGCTCCTACTTCCGCGAATATCGCAGAAGTTTTGAAAACAGTTTTAAGCTCTCCGAACGTGGCTTCACGCGAACCTTTGGTGCGTTATTACGATCACGAAGTTCAAGCGGCGACGCGTATGAAACCATACGGTGGTAAAACTCAACAAGGCGCTAACAACGCGGGTATTTTAGATTTAGCCATGCACGGAGGCCAGGACAACAACGGTCTGGCCGTTGCGAATGGCCTGTGCCCGCAACTTTCCTATCACGACACTTATTTGATGGCGCAAAAAGCAGTGGATGAAACGATTCGCAATCTTGTTTCAGCGGGAGCGAATCCCGATAAAATCGCACTGGTGGACAACTTCTGCTGGCCAGATCCTACGCCGAAGCAATCAAATCCAGATGCAGAACATAAGATGGCGCAACTTGTTCGTGCCTGTGCGGGGCTTTATGATGCGGCTGTTGCGTATCGCGCACCTCTTGTCAGTGGCAAAGACAGTATGAAGAATGATTTCATTGGTAAAACAAAATCAGGTCATACAGTGAAGATCTCGGTTCCACCAACGTTATTGGTGACCGGAATTGCCCAAGTCCCTGACACACGCCAAGCTGTCACGGGCTTTTTCAAAAATGCCGGCGACAAAATTTATTTGCTTGGAAAAACGACGAAAAGCTTAATTGCTTCGGTCTTCGCACAAGAATTTAAAACGAGCGAGATTGCACCAGAATATCCAGACCTGAAAGCAAACTCTCAACTGTATCGTCAGATCTTTCAAGCAACGCAGCTAAACCTCCTTGAATCATGCCATGACATTTCAGAGGGTGGTCTGATGTCGGCAATAAGTGAAGCGTGCTTCGGAAATGAGCTCGCAGCCGCCGTGAATCTGAACTCTTTCACATGGAACGAGCTGTGGTCCGAGATGGGCTCTTTGTTTGTAGTCTCTGTGAAAGACGAAAACGAACAGTCATTTTTACAGCATTTTGGTTCTGCGGCGACTTCACTCGGCGTGGTGACGGCAGATACTAAATTGAAATGGTCATTCAATAGCGAATCACACGAAGCGGATTTACAGACACTTCGTCAACTTTGGTCAGAAGGAGTTTTAAATGTCTATCACTCCTAA
- the purN gene encoding phosphoribosylglycinamide formyltransferase: MKYPRIAVFASGTGSNAESLMKKMKDLGCEIEFVFSDKRDVGVLEKALRLGVKTYLVEKTSDRATHEEEVLKLVHRHRIDWIFLAGYMRLISASFLQTLQSHHQGATQIVNIHPSLLPAYPGSQAMERAFADQVPHSGITVHFVDEGMDTGKIIMQEQVALQKFESFSDFKMKMHSVEHRLYGQFLENVVTGKIPTLSYKETVEC; this comes from the coding sequence GTGAAATATCCACGCATCGCAGTTTTCGCTTCAGGAACCGGTTCAAATGCAGAGTCCCTTATGAAAAAGATGAAGGACTTAGGCTGCGAAATCGAATTTGTGTTCTCTGATAAAAGGGACGTCGGAGTCTTAGAAAAAGCGCTGCGTTTGGGAGTTAAAACTTACCTCGTGGAAAAGACTTCTGATCGCGCAACCCACGAAGAGGAAGTTCTAAAACTGGTTCACAGACATCGCATCGATTGGATCTTTCTGGCGGGCTATATGCGTCTGATCTCGGCCTCGTTTTTACAAACACTGCAGTCGCATCATCAGGGGGCTACGCAAATCGTGAATATTCATCCTTCACTATTGCCGGCTTATCCGGGATCACAAGCGATGGAGCGTGCCTTCGCTGATCAAGTGCCTCATTCAGGTATCACTGTGCATTTCGTTGATGAAGGCATGGATACAGGAAAGATCATCATGCAAGAGCAAGTGGCACTTCAAAAGTTTGAAAGCTTTTCTGACTTTAAAATGAAAATGCATTCTGTAGAGCATCGCCTTTACGGGCAATTCCTAGAAAACGTTGTTACTGGAAAAATCCCGACTTTATCTTATAAGGAGACTGTCGAGTGTTAA
- the purD gene encoding phosphoribosylamine--glycine ligase, which translates to MRVLVIGKGGREHALAQKISESRQLEKIWVAPGNPGMQQSGFECVAVEKTFDVLSFCKSELVDLVVLGPEGAILSDLKQTLENAGISCLAPIPEAAQLESSKVFCKKILSSAQVKTAAFEIAKDLESAQSLIVKHNFSKPLVIKADGLAQGKGVAVCESAERAFPEAQSLSSAYGFPLLFEECLIGKELSAFALCDGEDFVMLGTACDYKRITANPFSANTGGMGAYSPCDFISEADEKEISEIFRKTLKALKRNDTPFVGFLFAGLMLTAEGLYVLEYNVRMGDPETQALLPRIESDFLDLAVKAVQGRLKNQKVEFLPQESVHVVAVSGGYPQSEMQLGHPIKVPEEMLENAQIYFAGVAKKNESLINSGGRVLGITALADNRAQAREVAYQMIRKVEFSGRYFREDIAL; encoded by the coding sequence ATGCGAGTCCTTGTTATAGGCAAAGGCGGGCGCGAACACGCGCTTGCGCAGAAAATTTCTGAATCACGCCAGCTTGAAAAGATTTGGGTGGCGCCAGGCAATCCCGGAATGCAGCAGTCGGGATTTGAATGTGTTGCTGTTGAAAAGACCTTCGATGTTTTGTCTTTCTGTAAAAGTGAACTTGTCGATCTTGTTGTGCTTGGGCCAGAAGGAGCCATCCTTTCGGATTTAAAACAGACTTTGGAAAATGCGGGCATTTCGTGTTTGGCTCCGATTCCAGAGGCTGCCCAACTTGAATCATCTAAAGTTTTTTGCAAAAAGATTTTGTCTTCTGCGCAAGTGAAGACCGCCGCATTTGAAATCGCAAAAGATCTTGAGTCAGCGCAGAGTTTGATTGTGAAACATAATTTCTCTAAGCCCTTGGTTATTAAAGCCGACGGTCTGGCTCAAGGAAAAGGTGTCGCAGTTTGTGAAAGTGCGGAACGGGCTTTCCCGGAAGCACAGAGTTTGTCATCGGCTTATGGCTTTCCATTACTTTTTGAAGAATGCCTTATCGGCAAAGAACTTTCTGCATTTGCATTGTGTGACGGAGAAGACTTCGTGATGTTAGGCACGGCTTGCGATTACAAGCGCATCACGGCAAATCCTTTTAGCGCCAATACCGGCGGCATGGGTGCCTACAGCCCTTGCGATTTTATATCTGAAGCAGATGAAAAAGAGATTTCAGAAATCTTTCGTAAGACGTTGAAAGCGTTGAAGCGTAACGACACTCCATTCGTAGGATTTTTATTTGCGGGTCTAATGCTGACGGCAGAAGGACTTTACGTTTTGGAATATAACGTGCGCATGGGCGATCCTGAAACACAAGCGCTCTTACCACGAATTGAAAGCGATTTCTTGGATCTGGCTGTGAAGGCAGTTCAGGGGCGCTTGAAAAACCAAAAAGTTGAGTTCCTGCCACAAGAATCGGTTCATGTTGTCGCGGTCAGCGGTGGTTATCCGCAATCAGAAATGCAATTAGGCCACCCCATTAAGGTCCCAGAAGAAATGTTGGAAAACGCGCAAATCTATTTCGCGGGTGTTGCTAAGAAAAACGAATCGCTTATTAATAGCGGCGGTCGTGTTCTGGGTATCACCGCTTTAGCTGACAATCGCGCACAAGCCCGTGAAGTCGCCTACCAAATGATTCGTAAAGTAGAATTCTCAGGTCGCTATTTCAGAGAGGACATTGCCCTGTGA
- a CDS encoding phosphoribosylaminoimidazolesuccinocarboxamide synthase, whose protein sequence is MTPLYRGSVKDIYKQDENLLFKYSNRYSVFDWGEMPNEIPQKGQALAAMAALFFEYLGKQGIQSHYLKKAANDSILVNEVSVLRPHWENGVYDYSMYADEPTNCLVPLEVIFRIHLGKGNSLESRLKKNPAYLSELGLSAIPDSTQSFMPPLVECSTKLESTDRYLTRKEIAAMEVIRAEELQDVYAKTHQVAEHLQNLFASFGVKLWDGKFEYAFGKDQNGKREIFLVDSIGPDELRLTYEGAPLSKEFLRQVYAGSAWYEAVSKAKELAKERGTNNWKEICINELQQTPQALTERQISVASLLYKALANEVARATSQALPFEQEANLKHWRKECESLL, encoded by the coding sequence ATGACTCCTCTTTATCGTGGTTCGGTCAAGGACATCTACAAGCAAGATGAAAACTTGCTATTTAAGTACAGTAATCGTTATTCCGTCTTTGATTGGGGAGAAATGCCCAATGAAATTCCACAAAAAGGCCAAGCGTTAGCAGCGATGGCAGCACTGTTTTTCGAATATTTGGGCAAGCAAGGAATTCAATCGCATTACCTTAAAAAGGCAGCGAATGATTCCATTTTAGTAAACGAAGTGTCGGTGCTTCGCCCGCATTGGGAAAATGGCGTTTACGATTATTCAATGTACGCGGATGAACCAACAAATTGCTTAGTACCTTTGGAAGTGATTTTCCGTATCCACTTGGGCAAAGGCAATTCATTGGAATCGCGCTTGAAAAAGAATCCAGCCTATTTGTCAGAGCTGGGCTTAAGCGCCATTCCCGATTCAACCCAAAGCTTTATGCCTCCATTAGTTGAATGCTCTACAAAACTTGAAAGCACGGATCGCTATTTAACTCGTAAAGAAATTGCGGCGATGGAAGTCATCCGCGCTGAAGAGCTTCAAGACGTGTATGCGAAAACTCATCAAGTGGCAGAGCACTTACAAAATCTTTTTGCTTCCTTCGGCGTGAAGTTGTGGGACGGGAAATTCGAATACGCCTTTGGTAAAGACCAGAATGGCAAGCGCGAAATCTTCTTGGTGGATTCAATCGGTCCCGATGAATTGCGTCTGACGTATGAAGGAGCACCACTTTCAAAAGAGTTCCTTCGCCAGGTTTACGCTGGATCTGCCTGGTATGAAGCTGTTTCTAAAGCCAAGGAGCTTGCTAAAGAACGCGGTACAAATAATTGGAAAGAAATCTGCATCAATGAATTGCAACAAACTCCACAAGCGCTAACGGAAAGACAAATTTCTGTCGCTTCATTGCTTTACAAAGCATTGGCTAACGAAGTTGCGCGCGCGACTTCACAAGCATTGCCTTTTGAACAAGAGGCAAATCTTAAACACTGGAGAAAAGAATGCGAGTCCTTGTTATAG
- a CDS encoding AIR carboxylase family protein, with product MKIQVIFGSQSDERVYGPLCRSLESLGEVKMEVASAHRNPERVRELVTTSDADVFVTGAGLAAHLPGVVASLTKKPVFGVAVNGAFAGMDAFLSIAQMPKDIPVAGVMENQIEQIGAYLKRANKFDKGTLKISWNPYRSENEVLARTLQELREKSGLPVEWIEPSHPECQGEIVLAGEKPQGRGLCLYVCEKEKLQNPVMAAQFFSEAQGGGMWVGVNNSTNFLLQLKKMKEMN from the coding sequence ATGAAGATTCAAGTTATTTTCGGCAGTCAAAGTGATGAGCGTGTTTATGGTCCTCTTTGTCGCTCTTTAGAAAGTCTTGGCGAAGTGAAGATGGAGGTCGCATCAGCGCATCGAAATCCAGAACGTGTACGTGAACTTGTGACGACTTCTGATGCCGATGTTTTTGTGACAGGTGCAGGCCTAGCGGCTCACTTACCGGGTGTCGTGGCATCTTTAACTAAGAAGCCGGTTTTTGGTGTAGCTGTGAATGGTGCGTTTGCTGGTATGGATGCGTTCTTGTCGATTGCACAAATGCCTAAAGATATTCCCGTTGCAGGTGTGATGGAAAATCAGATCGAGCAAATCGGTGCTTATCTAAAACGTGCCAATAAATTCGATAAAGGCACGTTGAAAATTTCATGGAATCCGTATCGCAGCGAAAATGAAGTGCTGGCGCGCACATTACAAGAACTGCGCGAAAAATCAGGCTTGCCGGTTGAGTGGATTGAACCTTCTCACCCTGAATGCCAAGGCGAAATCGTTCTTGCTGGTGAAAAGCCACAGGGGCGTGGACTTTGTCTTTATGTCTGTGAAAAAGAAAAACTGCAAAACCCGGTCATGGCAGCGCAGTTTTTCAGTGAAGCACAAGGCGGTGGCATGTGGGTGGGAGTCAACAACTCTACAAACTTCCTATTACAACTTAAAAAAATGAAGGAGATGAACTAA
- the purF gene encoding amidophosphoribosyltransferase, translated as MCGVVGLIGEDKAGEKLYPALFALQHRGQDAAGILSFDFTKGEFQLEKDLGLVSQVFPLDRLGRLKGSMALGHTRYSTIGTVEKEDLQPLVLSYPNGLGMVHNGNVTNYSEIVEYVRRRRSRWTFTRNDLEILLHMMSIGVSDQLEKGLELNAEVLAKAARQVVEQVKGAYSIVGMMADQGMFAFCDSQGIRPLLIGRQYKDGKYSYCFASEKQVFFGLGYDYWRDVRPGEFVFVDRDQNIHSYSLAEKTARPCMFEWIYFAGAETEWHGRPVYEVRLRLGEILAAEAIKKMHKDKIQIDVVAPVPDTSRAAALRLAEVLEKPYREVLIKNRYVQRSFIVNEPEVRKAMVNLKLLPVESEIRGKNILLVDDSIVRGTTSARIIQLLRESGAAKVYLASTCPPIRHPCFYGIDFPEGESLVAYQKTEDQVAHLLGVDALIYLPLERLKEAIGLQTLCTACLDGDYPVPVAKEAFLDVRNRNIGGGGKNEVNV; from the coding sequence ATGTGTGGAGTTGTCGGACTGATCGGAGAAGACAAAGCTGGCGAGAAACTATACCCCGCTCTGTTCGCGCTTCAACACCGTGGTCAAGACGCCGCAGGCATTTTGAGTTTTGATTTTACAAAAGGCGAATTTCAGCTCGAAAAAGATTTAGGCTTGGTTTCACAAGTCTTCCCCTTAGATCGTTTGGGCCGTTTAAAAGGCAGCATGGCGTTGGGACACACGCGCTATTCAACGATCGGCACCGTCGAAAAGGAAGACCTTCAACCCCTGGTATTGAGTTATCCAAATGGCTTGGGCATGGTTCACAACGGCAACGTCACTAATTATTCAGAAATAGTTGAATACGTTCGCCGTCGTCGCAGCCGCTGGACTTTCACGCGCAACGATTTAGAGATTCTACTGCATATGATGTCGATCGGTGTTTCCGATCAGTTAGAAAAAGGTTTGGAATTAAACGCCGAAGTCCTTGCGAAAGCGGCACGCCAAGTGGTTGAGCAAGTCAAAGGTGCTTATAGCATTGTCGGCATGATGGCGGATCAAGGGATGTTCGCTTTCTGTGATTCTCAAGGCATCAGACCCTTACTGATCGGTCGACAATATAAAGACGGAAAATATTCGTACTGTTTTGCCTCTGAAAAGCAGGTCTTCTTTGGCTTAGGCTACGATTATTGGCGAGACGTCCGCCCTGGTGAATTCGTCTTTGTCGATCGTGATCAAAATATTCACTCTTATTCATTAGCAGAAAAAACTGCTCGTCCTTGTATGTTTGAATGGATTTATTTCGCAGGGGCTGAAACAGAATGGCACGGTCGTCCGGTCTATGAAGTGCGTTTGCGCTTAGGTGAAATCTTAGCGGCAGAGGCGATTAAAAAGATGCACAAAGATAAAATTCAAATTGATGTGGTTGCACCGGTTCCAGATACATCACGTGCAGCCGCTTTACGATTGGCTGAAGTTTTAGAAAAGCCTTACCGCGAAGTTCTTATTAAAAACCGTTATGTGCAAAGAAGTTTCATCGTTAATGAGCCTGAAGTTCGTAAAGCGATGGTGAACCTAAAACTTTTGCCGGTTGAAAGCGAAATTCGCGGCAAAAATATTTTACTAGTAGATGACAGCATTGTGCGCGGAACAACCTCTGCGCGTATCATTCAATTATTGCGCGAATCGGGTGCTGCGAAAGTTTATTTGGCTAGCACGTGTCCACCGATTCGCCATCCCTGTTTTTATGGCATTGATTTTCCAGAAGGAGAATCGCTTGTTGCCTATCAAAAAACTGAAGACCAAGTCGCGCACTTATTGGGTGTCGATGCCTTGATCTATTTACCTTTAGAAAGATTAAAAGAAGCAATTGGTTTGCAAACGCTTTGCACGGCTTGCCTGGACGGAGACTATCCAGTGCCAGTCGCAAAAGAAGCATTTTTAGACGTCAGAAACCGCAACATTGGTGGCGGTGGAAAGAATGAGGTGAACGTATGA
- a CDS encoding L,D-transpeptidase — protein sequence MRHFILGLLLCVATSHAQAFTPQLDDLMTPDELAKEIGAPRTEKDASTINPDEIALKDGINIFREYALVIRVNKSAYGPGAQTMTVYEMGYPVATYLVSTGRERYEQAKSGRWYWTVTPPGTFTPFKLIRDHYSNTWEAHMEYAAFFNGGIAIHATTPDHYKELGRRASGGCVRLHKDNAKIIYEKIQAQKRAMVPLFNHNGRVARDVNGNPIRVMGYNTLIIVEEQFYN from the coding sequence ATGAGACATTTTATCTTAGGATTGCTTCTGTGTGTTGCCACATCACATGCTCAAGCTTTCACACCACAGCTTGATGATTTGATGACTCCTGATGAACTTGCAAAAGAAATCGGGGCTCCTCGCACTGAAAAAGATGCATCGACAATCAATCCCGACGAAATTGCGCTGAAAGACGGTATCAATATTTTCCGCGAATACGCACTTGTGATTCGTGTTAATAAATCGGCGTACGGCCCTGGCGCACAGACAATGACTGTGTATGAAATGGGTTATCCCGTGGCGACTTATCTTGTTTCCACAGGGCGTGAAAGATATGAACAAGCGAAGAGTGGCCGTTGGTATTGGACGGTGACTCCACCGGGAACTTTTACTCCATTCAAATTGATTCGCGATCACTATTCCAATACCTGGGAAGCCCACATGGAGTACGCCGCTTTCTTTAACGGTGGCATCGCCATTCATGCGACAACACCTGATCATTACAAAGAGTTAGGCAGGCGTGCCTCTGGAGGCTGCGTTCGCCTTCACAAAGACAATGCGAAAATCATTTATGAAAAAATCCAAGCCCAAAAACGTGCGATGGTGCCGCTGTTCAATCACAATGGTCGAGTTGCACGCGACGTAAATGGTAATCCCATCCGTGTGATGGGGTACAACACGTTGATCATCGTAGAGGAGCAATTTTATAATTAG
- the proS gene encoding proline--tRNA ligase, with the protein MSDTAIKPTRSENYPEWYQQVITAADMAENSPVRGCMVIKPWGYAVWENMQAVLDRKFKDTGHVNAYFPLLIPLSFLEKEAEHVEGFAKECAVVTHHRLKGDGNGKLIPDGELEEPLIIRPTSETIIGHQFAKWVKSYRDLPVLINQWCNVMRWEMRTRMFLRTAEFLWQEGHTVHATAKEAQEETLQMLDVYADFAENYMAMPVIKGMKTTDERFPGAVDTYTIEAMMQDRKALQAGTSHFLGQNFAKASGIKYLSAEGKEETAWTTSWGVSTRLIGGLIMTHSDDNGFVVPPKIAPLHVVIVPIYRNDDEKAGVLEYVNSLAKELKAKDFAGGSVRVKVDDRDIRGGDKAWQYIKQGVPVRVEVGPRDMAKGEVFVGRRDRGPKEKAGQARDAFVANIAGLLQEIQDGLFAKAKAFRDENIKTITSLKDFEAYFKGDESSAPGFAKVPWCEEGMGHELLAQLKVTPRCIPLEQDAVTGTCIFSGKPATKWVLFAKSY; encoded by the coding sequence ATGTCAGATACAGCGATTAAGCCAACACGTTCAGAAAACTACCCAGAGTGGTACCAACAAGTTATCACAGCCGCAGACATGGCAGAGAATTCTCCAGTTCGTGGTTGCATGGTGATTAAACCTTGGGGTTATGCAGTTTGGGAAAACATGCAAGCCGTTTTAGACCGTAAATTCAAAGACACAGGTCACGTGAACGCGTACTTCCCGTTATTGATTCCACTTTCATTCTTGGAAAAAGAAGCGGAACACGTTGAAGGTTTCGCTAAAGAGTGCGCAGTTGTGACTCATCACCGTTTGAAAGGTGATGGCAACGGCAAACTTATTCCAGACGGTGAATTGGAAGAGCCACTTATTATTCGTCCAACTTCTGAAACAATCATCGGTCACCAATTCGCAAAATGGGTCAAATCATATCGTGATCTTCCTGTTTTGATTAACCAATGGTGTAACGTGATGAGATGGGAAATGCGCACGCGCATGTTCCTTCGTACAGCGGAATTCTTGTGGCAAGAAGGTCACACAGTTCACGCAACTGCAAAAGAAGCTCAAGAAGAAACTTTGCAGATGTTGGACGTTTACGCAGACTTCGCTGAAAACTACATGGCGATGCCTGTGATCAAAGGTATGAAAACAACTGACGAACGTTTCCCAGGTGCAGTTGACACTTATACGATTGAGGCGATGATGCAAGATCGTAAAGCGTTGCAAGCGGGTACGTCGCATTTCTTAGGTCAAAACTTCGCTAAAGCTTCAGGCATCAAATACTTGAGCGCTGAAGGTAAAGAAGAAACAGCATGGACAACTTCATGGGGTGTTTCAACTCGCTTGATCGGCGGTTTGATCATGACTCACTCTGATGACAACGGTTTTGTTGTTCCGCCGAAGATTGCTCCTTTGCATGTGGTGATCGTTCCTATTTATCGCAATGACGATGAAAAAGCGGGCGTTCTTGAATACGTAAACAGCCTTGCAAAAGAATTGAAAGCGAAAGACTTCGCGGGCGGCAGCGTGCGCGTGAAAGTTGATGACCGCGATATCCGTGGTGGCGATAAAGCATGGCAATACATCAAACAAGGTGTTCCAGTGCGTGTTGAAGTCGGCCCTCGTGATATGGCGAAAGGCGAAGTTTTTGTTGGTCGTCGTGATCGTGGTCCAAAAGAAAAAGCGGGCCAAGCACGTGATGCCTTTGTTGCAAACATCGCAGGTCTTTTGCAAGAGATCCAAGATGGTTTGTTCGCGAAAGCCAAAGCCTTCCGCGATGAAAATATCAAGACAATCACTTCATTGAAAGATTTCGAAGCGTATTTCAAAGGTGACGAATCTTCTGCGCCAGGTTTCGCAAAAGTTCCTTGGTGTGAAGAAGGCATGGGTCACGAATTGCTAGCGCAATTGAAAGTAACTCCACGTTGTATTCCATTGGAGCAAGACGCAGTAACGGGCACTTGTATCTTCTCTGGAAAACCTGCGACGAAGTGGGTTCTTTTCGCGAAATCTTACTAA